In the Rhizophagus irregularis chromosome 10, complete sequence genome, one interval contains:
- a CDS encoding uncharacterized protein (SECRETED:cutsite_VNA-FP; SECRETED:prob_0.9568); SECRETED:SignalP(1-20) has protein sequence MKQNFIFVITLLTIFSIVNAFPRQFYKRDTIFNPCTTGSPDTITVTITPDPLVAGPNVFNVTGTLTNGTIDTGSELLIQLQDDAGEVIGEPFPFDICANVTCPATATTFSLQEEIQIDTLPEEYNIQVQINDADGNTLACATSTVPSA, from the coding sequence ATGaagcaaaattttatttttgtcatCACTTTATTGACTATATTTTCAATAGTCAACGCTTTTCCAcgtcaattttataaaagagatACTATTTTTAATCCATGCACTACTGGATCTCCAGACACAATCACTGTAACAATTACACCTGATCCTCTCGTCGCTGGACCTAATGTTTTTAATGTTACTGGAACGCTAACGAATGGAACCATCGACACAGGTTCTGAATTACTCATTCAACTTCAAGATGACGCTGGTGAGGTCATTGGTGAACCTTTTCCTTTTGACATTTGTGCTAATGTCACGTGTCCAGCCACAGCCACAACCTTTAGTTTACAGGAAGAAATTCAAATAGATACATTACCTGAAGAATATAATATTCAGGTCCAGATTAATGATGCAGATGGCAATACTTTAGCCTGTGCCACAAGCACCGTTCCTAGTgcttaa